In Streptococcus oralis, a single window of DNA contains:
- the proB gene encoding glutamate 5-kinase: protein MKYKRIVFKVGTSSLTNEDGSLSRSKVKAITQQLAMLHEAGHELILVSSGAVAAGFGALGFKKRPTKIADKQASAAVGQGLLLEEYTTNLLMRQIVSAQILLTQDDFVDKRRYKNAHQALSVLLHRGAIPVINENDSVVIDELKVGDNDTLSAQVAAMVQADLLVLLTDVDGLYTGNPNSDPTAKRLEKIETINREIIDMAGGAGSSNGTGGMLTKIKAATIATESGVPVYICSSLKSDALIEAAEETRDGSYFVAQEKGLRTQKQWLAFYAQSQGTIWVDGGAAEALSKNGKSLLLSGVVEVEGNFSYHDIVTVADKETGQSLGKGRVQFGVSALEDMLRSQKAKGVLIHRDDWISITPEIQLLFTEF, encoded by the coding sequence ATGAAGTACAAACGAATCGTCTTTAAGGTAGGGACTTCCTCCTTAACAAATGAAGACGGGAGTTTATCAAGGAGTAAAGTAAAGGCAATTACCCAGCAATTGGCTATGCTGCATGAGGCTGGACATGAGTTGATTTTAGTGTCATCTGGGGCAGTTGCCGCTGGATTTGGAGCTTTGGGGTTTAAAAAACGTCCGACCAAGATTGCAGATAAACAAGCTTCGGCTGCAGTTGGTCAGGGACTTTTGTTGGAGGAATATACAACCAACCTCCTCATGCGCCAGATCGTTTCTGCACAAATCTTGCTGACACAGGATGATTTTGTAGACAAACGTCGCTATAAGAATGCCCACCAGGCCTTGTCTGTATTGCTTCATCGTGGTGCAATCCCCGTCATCAATGAGAATGACAGTGTCGTTATTGATGAGCTCAAGGTCGGGGACAATGACACTCTGAGTGCCCAGGTAGCGGCGATGGTTCAAGCAGACCTTTTAGTTCTCTTGACCGATGTGGACGGTCTCTATACTGGCAATCCCAACTCAGATCCAACAGCCAAACGTTTGGAGAAAATCGAGACTATCAATCGTGAGATTATTGATATGGCTGGTGGAGCAGGTTCATCAAACGGTACTGGGGGTATGTTAACAAAAATCAAGGCAGCTACGATCGCAACGGAGTCAGGGGTGCCAGTCTATATCTGCTCTTCCTTGAAATCAGATGCACTGATTGAGGCAGCTGAAGAAACTAGGGATGGTTCCTACTTTGTTGCGCAAGAGAAGGGACTTCGTACCCAGAAACAATGGCTGGCCTTCTATGCTCAAAGTCAAGGAACGATTTGGGTAGATGGTGGAGCTGCAGAAGCACTTTCAAAAAACGGAAAAAGTCTCCTTTTATCAGGTGTGGTAGAAGTGGAAGGGAACTTCTCTTACCATGATATTGTCACAGTAGCAGATAAAGAAACAGGTCAATCTCTTGGAAAGGGACGTGTCCAATTTGGTGTCTCAGCCCTAGAAGATATGCTCCGTTCTCAAAAAGCCAAAGGAGTCTTGATTCACCGTGATGACTGGATTTCCATCACTCCTGA